The following coding sequences lie in one Miscanthus floridulus cultivar M001 chromosome 9, ASM1932011v1, whole genome shotgun sequence genomic window:
- the LOC136483525 gene encoding 5'-3' exoribonuclease 2-like produces the protein MPLQIRLGLAGWKSRFYREKFGVEKSNEVKKLKNHMVQKYLEGLCWVLRYYFADVPSWSWYYPFYYAPFASDFKGLSQFKISFTADKPLRPFDQLMAVLPKESSCALPKCYRELMENEESLIQKFYPSEYHITELNGHLFFSPDLQIDAHGKRFLWQV, from the exons ATGCCATTGCAGATAAGATTGGGATTGGCGGGGTGGAAATCTCGATTCTACAGGGAAAAGTTTGGTGTGGAAAAATCTAATGAAGTTAAGAAGCTGAAGAATCACATG GTACAAAAGTATCTGGAAGGACTTTGTTGGGTGCTGCGGTACTATTTTGcagatgtgccatcatggagctg GTACTACCCCTTCTATTATGCTCCTTTCGCATCTGATTTTAAAGGACTATCTCAGTTCAAGATATCTTTCACCGCTGACAAGCCACTAAGACCATTCGATCAGCTCATggcagttcttccaaaggaaag CTCATGTGCACTACCAAAGTGTTACAGAGAACTGATGGAAAATGAAGAGTCTTTGATACAAAAATTCTATCCCTCTGAATACCATATTACAGAACTAAACGGGCATTTATTTTTCTCACCAGATCTACAGATTGATGCCCATGGGAAACGTTTCTTGTGGCAAGTTTAA